The proteins below come from a single Triticum aestivum cultivar Chinese Spring chromosome 5D, IWGSC CS RefSeq v2.1, whole genome shotgun sequence genomic window:
- the LOC123122183 gene encoding trigger factor, whose product MELSISMGGSAAATSLVNLKMVNHKCTRGLGPQLQFSHDVPSSACLMIFNKECSKRINHKVCRALQAVSPLQCAENPMQAPVAFKDFHVSVLTEEDGVIETQIRVTVSSKMTGSVFEKVLSKHIAAAQPLPGFRRLKGGKTPNVPKEVALHLIGPSKVKKAAIKKIINRAVAEYVEKENLDASKNLKVLQSYEELEATFEPGKEFCFDTAVHLTGS is encoded by the exons ATGGAGTTATCCATTTCCATGGGAGGCTCTGCCGCGGCAACCAGCCTCGTGAATCTcaag ATGGTGAATCACAAATGCACCAGGGGGCTTGGACCTCAACTTCAGTTTTCGCATGATGTACCATCTTCTGCTTGTCTGATGATATTTAACAAAGAATGTTCAAAACG AATCAACCACAAAGTTTGCAGAGCGCTTCAGGCAGTATCTCCACTACAAT GTGCAGAAAATCCCATGCAAGCACCAGTAGCCTTTAAAGATTTTCACGTTTCTGTGCTTACTGAAGAAGATGGAGTGATAGAG ACACAGATACGAGTAACTGTTAGCAGTAAAATGACAGGTTCTGTCTTTGAGAAAGTCTTATCAAAGCATATTGCCGCGGCACAACCACTTCCAGGATTTCGGCGATTGAAAGGAG GGAAAACTCCAAAT GTACCAAAAGAAGTCGCTCTGCACTTGATTGGACCATCAAAAGTGAAGAAAGCAGCCATCAAGAAAATCATCAATCGCGCAGTAGCTGAATATGTTGAAAAG GAGAACCTTGACGCGTCGAAGAACCTGAAGGTTCTGCAAAGCTACGAGGAGCTCGAGGCCACGTTCGAACCTGGAAAAGAGTTCTGCTTCGACACGGCTGTCCATCTAACAGGAAGCTGA
- the LOC123122182 gene encoding uncharacterized protein isoform X2 has protein sequence MEVAAAAGVYEEMLRVVEACAARIRWRLRPQSKRRLLNDITFLCTGLRPVILMDYGGTMPQLQENLCSLLHHARQEASILNPLRVMVMKDMLYLIHAEGLAEHVSPNARSQHQLAFVDLEKSCCELLANTEKNETMVELLSIQDRFAATFPLEADVEPETTQQKSRLPERATDVERTGISIPDTTSLVVDLSAFLEGTQMALPSLNGWLLGYPVTYLFRNESGETATQNLSKHSLHIYRIYVVRNRHSDSKQSEEELLSFSVPCDISMKREEEPWAKSFLARVNGKLERCSQVWASVRLEIEVFQSQSGVIVL, from the exons atggaggtggcggcggcggcgggggtctaCGAGGAGATGCTGCGGGTGGTGGAGGCCTGCGCCGCCCGCATCCGGTGGCGCCTCCGCCCCCAGTCCAAGCGCCGCCTCCTCAACG ATATCACGTTCCTCTGCACCGGGTTGCGGCCTGTGATACTGATGGACTACGGCGGCACGATGCCCCAACTACAGGAGAACCTCTGCAGCCTGCTGCACCATGCTCGGCAG GAAGCAAGCATATTGAATCCACTAAGGGTGATGGTTATGAAAGATATGCTCTACTTGATTCACGCAGAAGGACTTGCTGAACATGTGTCACCAAATGCAAGGTCACAGCACCAGCTAGCTTTTGTGGACCTAGAGAAAAGCTGTTGCGAA CTGCTTGCAAACACGGAAAAGAACGAAACCATGGTGGAGCTTTTATCGATCCAAGATCGATTTGCAGCTACATTCCCTCTTGAAGCAGATGTAGAACCTGAAACAACACAGCAGAAGTCAAGACTTCCAGAGAGAGCCACTGATGTGGAGCGCACTGGCATCAGCATTCCCGACACAACCTCACTGGTTGTTGATCTGAGTGCCTTCCTAGAGGGTACCCAAATGGCACTGCCTTCTCTGAATGG GTGGCTCTTGGGTTATCCTGTAACATATTTATTTCGCAATGAAAGTGGTGAGACGGCCACTCAGAATCTCTCCAAGCACTCTCTTCATATCTACAGGATATATGTGGTCAG AAATCGCCATTCAGATTCTAAGCAATCAGAAGAGGAACTGTTGAG TTTTTCAGTTCCGTGTGACATCAGCATGAAACGCGAGGAAGAACCATGGGCCAAGTCATTTCTAGCTCGCGTGAACGGGAAGCTCGAGCGATGCAGCCAAGTCTGGGCATCAGTGCGTTTGGAGATTGAGGTCTTCCAAAGCCAGTCCGGGGTCATCGTGCTGTAG
- the LOC123122182 gene encoding uncharacterized protein isoform X1, producing MEVAAAAGVYEEMLRVVEACAARIRWRLRPQSKRRLLNADITFLCTGLRPVILMDYGGTMPQLQENLCSLLHHARQEASILNPLRVMVMKDMLYLIHAEGLAEHVSPNARSQHQLAFVDLEKSCCELLANTEKNETMVELLSIQDRFAATFPLEADVEPETTQQKSRLPERATDVERTGISIPDTTSLVVDLSAFLEGTQMALPSLNGWLLGYPVTYLFRNESGETATQNLSKHSLHIYRIYVVRNRHSDSKQSEEELLSFSVPCDISMKREEEPWAKSFLARVNGKLERCSQVWASVRLEIEVFQSQSGVIVL from the exons atggaggtggcggcggcggcgggggtctaCGAGGAGATGCTGCGGGTGGTGGAGGCCTGCGCCGCCCGCATCCGGTGGCGCCTCCGCCCCCAGTCCAAGCGCCGCCTCCTCAACG CAGATATCACGTTCCTCTGCACCGGGTTGCGGCCTGTGATACTGATGGACTACGGCGGCACGATGCCCCAACTACAGGAGAACCTCTGCAGCCTGCTGCACCATGCTCGGCAG GAAGCAAGCATATTGAATCCACTAAGGGTGATGGTTATGAAAGATATGCTCTACTTGATTCACGCAGAAGGACTTGCTGAACATGTGTCACCAAATGCAAGGTCACAGCACCAGCTAGCTTTTGTGGACCTAGAGAAAAGCTGTTGCGAA CTGCTTGCAAACACGGAAAAGAACGAAACCATGGTGGAGCTTTTATCGATCCAAGATCGATTTGCAGCTACATTCCCTCTTGAAGCAGATGTAGAACCTGAAACAACACAGCAGAAGTCAAGACTTCCAGAGAGAGCCACTGATGTGGAGCGCACTGGCATCAGCATTCCCGACACAACCTCACTGGTTGTTGATCTGAGTGCCTTCCTAGAGGGTACCCAAATGGCACTGCCTTCTCTGAATGG GTGGCTCTTGGGTTATCCTGTAACATATTTATTTCGCAATGAAAGTGGTGAGACGGCCACTCAGAATCTCTCCAAGCACTCTCTTCATATCTACAGGATATATGTGGTCAG AAATCGCCATTCAGATTCTAAGCAATCAGAAGAGGAACTGTTGAG TTTTTCAGTTCCGTGTGACATCAGCATGAAACGCGAGGAAGAACCATGGGCCAAGTCATTTCTAGCTCGCGTGAACGGGAAGCTCGAGCGATGCAGCCAAGTCTGGGCATCAGTGCGTTTGGAGATTGAGGTCTTCCAAAGCCAGTCCGGGGTCATCGTGCTGTAG